Proteins encoded by one window of Cuniculiplasma divulgatum:
- a CDS encoding antitoxin VapB family protein gives MKLNQMGSKNISISEDAYLRLSELKLKNESFTELIYRLTNKSNVLDLRGIMSEDEGKSIEKNIRESRKMSKERVDRITDELNRNVS, from the coding sequence ATGAAACTGAATCAAATGGGAAGCAAGAACATATCCATTTCGGAAGATGCATACTTAAGATTATCAGAGTTAAAGCTAAAGAACGAAAGTTTTACAGAACTCATCTATAGGCTGACAAATAAGTCAAATGTGCTTGACCTAAGGGGAATCATGAGTGAAGATGAGGGAAAATCCATAGAGAAAAATATTAGAGAGTCAAGGAAAATGAGTAAGGAAAGAGTAGATAGAATTACTGACGAGTTAAATAGAAACGTTAGCTGA
- a CDS encoding dioxygenase family protein, whose protein sequence is MISSVCFLPNTPTLIGDLGVKNDKTLSALRSLGDEIRDTTDAVIIMSPHFQTSGSFGIVSSPRLKQIYDFYGFPSDFYEIKYEPPGDPDLAKEIMKLGSENSIRIGQVTNWGLDHGAWSPLFHIFRDSDVPVVPLSICPEIGPQAHVLLGKLMRSQSIKKNICVLSTGSLIHRLDLFQRGNQETPPAAVEYLNLCISAFNEGNWEKIWNAPPDIVRAASPEGHNLPLRFIQGAVGEKFKSRVLSNEIEFNAASLTTVIFKNL, encoded by the coding sequence GTGATTAGTTCCGTGTGCTTTCTGCCTAATACCCCAACACTTATTGGGGATCTGGGTGTCAAAAACGATAAAACATTATCAGCGTTGAGATCATTAGGTGATGAGATCAGAGATACTACCGATGCTGTCATTATAATGTCACCCCATTTTCAGACTTCAGGATCATTCGGAATAGTTTCAAGCCCAAGGTTGAAACAGATCTATGATTTCTATGGATTTCCATCTGATTTTTATGAGATCAAATACGAACCACCAGGTGATCCAGATCTTGCAAAGGAAATAATGAAACTTGGATCTGAAAATTCTATAAGAATTGGTCAAGTAACAAACTGGGGGCTCGATCATGGTGCCTGGTCTCCGCTGTTTCATATTTTCAGGGATTCAGATGTGCCAGTGGTGCCCCTATCAATATGCCCTGAAATCGGTCCACAGGCTCATGTACTTTTAGGCAAGCTTATGAGATCCCAATCTATTAAGAAAAATATCTGCGTCCTTTCAACAGGATCTCTGATTCACAGGCTTGATCTTTTCCAGAGAGGCAATCAGGAAACACCTCCAGCGGCGGTTGAGTATCTGAATCTTTGCATTTCAGCCTTTAATGAAGGTAACTGGGAAAAGATCTGGAATGCTCCACCAGATATTGTAAGGGCAGCCTCTCCGGAGGGACATAATCTTCCCCTAAGGTTCATTCAGGGAGCAGTTGGTGAGAAATTCAAATCAAGAGTTTTGTCAAACGAAATCGAATTCAATGCTGCCTCCCTAACAACAGTTATTTTCAAGAACCTTTGA
- a CDS encoding winged helix-turn-helix domain-containing protein, which translates to MPQDRLEKLFDVMSSQTKSHIIALLALSGKMTVTQISKHIKTSRSNLYQAISDLQEQGFVNPPDIVVRKNYVEKYYSLNDSAFNQTTAGEMNEEFKKMSPDKLRNLMATFLLSQSLNLKVIAQEIMSVSDEDMMRAVEDGTKSYLNLSFSTLSNDHFSTGVKKLKPFMDYVDTPENFKPEDTNEKKDGDHNMILVVAIPEYLLKSLRKMK; encoded by the coding sequence ATGCCTCAGGACAGACTGGAAAAACTCTTTGATGTGATGTCTAGCCAGACAAAGAGCCACATAATAGCCTTACTCGCATTGAGTGGAAAAATGACTGTTACACAGATTTCGAAACATATCAAAACCAGCAGGTCAAATCTCTATCAGGCCATTTCAGACCTTCAGGAACAGGGTTTCGTGAATCCTCCAGATATTGTTGTCAGGAAAAATTATGTGGAGAAATATTATTCTCTAAATGATTCTGCTTTTAACCAGACAACGGCAGGAGAGATGAATGAAGAGTTTAAGAAGATGTCCCCTGACAAATTGAGAAACCTCATGGCCACATTCTTACTATCTCAGTCACTTAACCTGAAAGTCATTGCGCAGGAGATAATGAGTGTTTCAGATGAAGACATGATGAGGGCTGTTGAAGATGGAACGAAAAGCTATCTAAATCTTTCTTTCAGCACTCTTTCAAATGATCACTTTTCAACGGGCGTTAAAAAACTCAAACCTTTTATGGATTATGTTGACACTCCTGAGAATTTTAAGCCTGAGGATACGAATGAAAAAAAAGATGGAGATCATAACATGATTCTCGTCGTAGCCATACCAGAATATCTCCTTAAGTCTCTCAGGAAGATGAAGTGA
- a CDS encoding MFS transporter, whose protein sequence is MSNENIHDYNQWNKFLKYLMGRNIIRVAYFIFNIFFVWRTIVAYNSVFLAGLIPAFSLLGYLIIVIPEGHILDRHNRGTVFRISSLLLAFTYLILVYSDSLAIVYLVALVSSILSSINSDAFNTILKETVNEEKIQSAVSLSQGTNAVSELSGIIAGGILLYLPFEFLAITLFSLPVISLLFGLGKTLNRSGTVDKYGFRGAYRIILVLVPFLMLSLLLNGLFISLDVFGSGLIHIILHGTPFDYSLFIAGFPFGIIVGSLFTGKLSGVIAKTGTISILLVPMGIVLLFIALSRIIYLDIALGILLGVIVIFINIGLQTIFMKAIPDGVMGRVNSLVTIFSIGGSPLMAALFSILSNYFYFPYIMAAAGICAVLVSLPAFRILKNLPEKVSGIARLVESEGESNLIQQPS, encoded by the coding sequence ATGAGTAATGAAAACATACACGATTATAACCAGTGGAATAAGTTCCTGAAGTATCTTATGGGAAGAAATATCATCAGGGTAGCCTATTTTATATTCAACATATTCTTCGTTTGGAGAACAATTGTCGCGTACAATTCAGTTTTTCTTGCAGGATTAATACCAGCATTCTCACTGCTTGGATACCTGATCATAGTAATACCAGAGGGCCATATTCTTGACAGGCATAACAGAGGCACAGTTTTCAGGATATCCTCTTTGCTGCTTGCGTTCACATATCTGATACTGGTTTACAGTGACAGCCTTGCCATTGTTTATCTGGTCGCACTCGTATCTTCCATACTATCATCAATAAATTCTGATGCTTTCAACACAATTCTAAAGGAAACCGTGAACGAGGAAAAAATTCAGTCTGCAGTTTCCCTGAGTCAGGGAACAAATGCGGTTTCAGAACTGTCAGGGATCATAGCAGGAGGGATTCTTCTATACCTTCCCTTTGAGTTTCTTGCCATCACCCTCTTCTCTCTACCTGTCATATCTCTCCTATTTGGGTTAGGTAAAACGCTGAATAGATCAGGCACGGTGGACAAATACGGTTTCAGGGGAGCATACCGTATTATACTGGTGCTTGTGCCTTTCCTAATGCTATCTTTACTCCTAAACGGTCTGTTCATCTCTCTGGATGTCTTCGGATCCGGTCTAATACACATAATTCTACATGGAACGCCATTTGATTATTCTTTATTTATTGCCGGATTCCCGTTCGGGATCATAGTTGGTTCTCTCTTCACAGGAAAGCTTTCTGGTGTAATAGCGAAGACAGGTACAATTTCCATACTTCTCGTTCCCATGGGAATAGTGCTTCTATTTATTGCACTTTCAAGAATCATCTATCTTGATATAGCACTGGGAATTTTACTTGGGGTCATAGTGATATTTATAAATATAGGGCTTCAGACCATTTTCATGAAGGCAATACCGGATGGTGTTATGGGGAGGGTAAATTCCCTTGTCACAATTTTTTCAATTGGAGGTTCACCCCTGATGGCTGCACTTTTCAGTATACTCTCTAATTATTTCTATTTCCCATATATAATGGCTGCTGCAGGAATCTGTGCAGTTCTAGTTTCACTTCCTGCATTTAGGATTTTGAAAAATTTACCCGAAAAAGTGTCAGGTATTGCCAGGTTAGTAGAAAGTGAGGGTGAGTCCAATCTTATTCAGCAACCCTCTTAA
- a CDS encoding dihydrolipoyl dehydrogenase, giving the protein MKVDVLIIGAGGGAYPAAFRLAGSGKTVLMADPKGVLGGNCLYLGCIPSKTVRELIEINERSGRLLGSKNHADFRLIQQHKDDVQQMRFDQHNREMSEFQSLKFMKGKVSFTGKNSAKVSTESEMIDVEFDYAIIATGTVVSRISFPGSDFCITSDDIFSFGSEIREIPKKMVIVGGGYIALEVADMFHALGTEVHLFVRTETVLRNVDRDLVNIAYPLITPYRVHMNTIIRDITGQRGNLKVNYTENRDDLNMEADEVLLAVGRKGVVPEGLDLTGVKYSSRGIIEVNDTLQTNVSHIYATGDITGRTPYFHAAVRESLVAANNILGDTTDRMDFLNVPVSIFTYPPISYIGILRDEARKRGMDIVETSYAMSGDSRAQMYEEQDGEIRLFFERKTGRIVGGWVVGLDAPQLINEIGTAVFNSLTASDMSKFPDQHPTTNEGISKAARAWKGPT; this is encoded by the coding sequence ATGAAAGTTGACGTTCTAATTATAGGCGCAGGGGGTGGCGCATATCCTGCCGCATTCAGGCTTGCTGGATCTGGAAAGACTGTTCTTATGGCTGATCCAAAAGGTGTGCTTGGGGGAAACTGCCTCTATCTGGGGTGCATCCCGTCAAAGACAGTAAGAGAGCTTATCGAGATAAATGAAAGGTCGGGCAGATTGCTTGGTTCAAAAAATCATGCTGATTTCAGATTGATTCAGCAGCATAAGGATGACGTGCAGCAAATGCGTTTTGACCAGCACAACCGGGAAATGTCAGAATTCCAAAGTCTGAAATTCATGAAGGGAAAGGTGAGTTTTACAGGAAAAAACAGCGCAAAGGTATCCACTGAAAGTGAAATGATCGATGTGGAATTTGATTATGCAATCATTGCAACAGGAACAGTCGTTTCAAGGATATCGTTCCCGGGATCTGATTTTTGCATAACAAGTGATGATATATTCTCATTCGGTTCAGAAATCAGGGAAATTCCAAAGAAAATGGTGATTGTGGGCGGAGGTTACATAGCACTTGAGGTTGCAGATATGTTCCACGCCCTTGGAACAGAAGTGCATCTTTTTGTTAGGACAGAAACGGTCCTCAGGAACGTTGACAGAGATCTTGTGAATATTGCTTATCCACTTATAACACCATACCGGGTTCATATGAATACAATCATTAGAGATATAACAGGACAGAGGGGGAATCTAAAGGTCAACTACACTGAGAATAGAGATGATCTTAACATGGAGGCAGATGAGGTTCTACTTGCTGTAGGAAGAAAGGGTGTTGTTCCCGAAGGATTGGATCTCACTGGAGTGAAATACAGCAGCAGGGGCATTATAGAAGTAAATGACACACTACAGACAAATGTTTCACACATTTATGCAACCGGTGATATAACAGGAAGAACACCGTATTTTCATGCTGCGGTCAGGGAATCACTGGTTGCAGCAAACAACATTCTGGGTGATACCACAGACAGGATGGATTTCCTCAATGTACCAGTCTCAATATTCACCTACCCTCCAATTTCATACATAGGTATATTGAGAGATGAGGCAAGGAAGAGGGGTATGGATATAGTGGAGACATCCTATGCCATGTCAGGAGATTCACGGGCGCAGATGTATGAGGAACAGGATGGTGAGATAAGGCTATTCTTTGAAAGAAAGACAGGAAGGATAGTTGGGGGATGGGTTGTAGGATTAGATGCACCACAGCTCATTAATGAAATAGGCACAGCTGTTTTTAATTCGCTGACAGCATCCGATATGTCCAAGTTCCCGGATCAGCATCCCACCACAAATGAAGGGATATCCAAGGCAGCAAGAGCCTGGAAGGGTCCCACATAA
- a CDS encoding type II toxin-antitoxin system VapC family toxin, which yields MNYIDKNVILCYLNKNDLNHDKAAKLWAINEPKVISKITLPELRSVLSRKTNLSEAEIEAYVEHLPDIGLQIVESDLNRVFNRASEMVFKIKMKTFGTLHISACLEINA from the coding sequence ATGAATTATATAGATAAGAATGTCATTCTTTGTTACCTTAATAAAAACGATTTAAACCATGATAAGGCAGCAAAGTTATGGGCAATAAATGAGCCAAAAGTGATATCTAAAATTACCTTACCTGAGCTTAGGTCAGTTCTTTCAAGGAAAACAAACCTAAGTGAAGCAGAAATAGAGGCTTATGTTGAACATTTACCCGATATAGGTTTACAAATTGTAGAATCTGACCTAAACAGAGTTTTCAACCGAGCTTCTGAAATGGTATTTAAAATTAAAATGAAAACGTTTGGCACTTTGCATATTTCTGCCTGTTTAGAGATCAATGCTTGA
- a CDS encoding DUF3427 domain-containing protein yields MLKKGIYEQLINDLIKNELESMSNHTDFQKSPIDDDDSSKVLTLYLSGLIRETLDNVRSRGHGISEQIDIVNKILDSLGKDENLYPNISDNHEKRIENLLAIFDKKESQSLGCTVDKIERPITSISQSSLFTGASREPSMYSELKKEILSSDRIDILVSFIKWSGIRLIINELREFFEKNGKLRIITTTYMGATDVKSIEELNNLKNKNGESPEIKISYDTKRTRLHAKTYIFYRDTGFSTAYIGSSNLSNVAISSGLEWNVKITEKDMLETMNKVKATFQSYWESHDFESYSNGKRDKLVSAINSERNIGKENPSKFIADIHPFAYQQEILDRLEAERVVHGRYKNLIVAATGTGKTVISALDYKRFRTQNQGKTNRLLFVSHRKEILEQAIDCFRSVLRDQNFGEIGVGDNIPNRLDHLFMSIQMFNSRDMTTRTASDYYDFIIIDEFHHASAPSYQQLLTYYKPKILVGLTATPERMDGQDILKYFENKISAEMRLPEAIDRKLLSPFQYFGITDNIDLKDVKWVRGGYDKDQLSQIYSDGNRSSMERVSNIVDALTKYVDDIKNVRGIGFCVSQLHCKFMTEQFNSYGITSMYIDSNSKNDERKNIKELLERGEIKFVFTVDIYNEGVDIPSINTIMFLRPTESLTIFLQQLGRGLRISEGKDCLTVLDFVGQANKNYNFREKFSAMLSKTHMRLEREITDGFPDVPKGCYIQLERRAQEFILDNIRQAVGSRSKLKSLVSTFTADTGLPLTLKNFIEYYQLDLREIYSKTSFSRLKADSGLAPDFNSDMETLMTKAFLKLCSIDSRRWINFLLNVLKSNNLPDVSKMSQTERRMLNMFQYTVWKKSFDQCGFKSPEEAINRIKSSGPFLDEIIELLELRLDKIDFLDSPVNVGFDCPLDLHCNYTRDQILVAMDIDSPENMREGVKYIPKWKIDLLFVTLNKKEGDYTPTTLYEDYSINDTLFHWQSQSTTSVDSKTGKRYINHKEYGSKVLLFVRENKEDKTGAFPYTFLGTVEYYSHEGSRPMNIIWKLKNPIPGKYLEVSNSLLSS; encoded by the coding sequence ATGCTCAAGAAAGGGATTTATGAACAACTCATTAACGATTTGATTAAAAACGAATTGGAATCTATGTCCAACCATACTGATTTTCAAAAATCTCCAATAGATGATGATGATTCTTCCAAAGTACTTACCTTATACCTGAGTGGGTTAATAAGGGAAACCCTTGATAATGTAAGGAGCCGTGGACATGGAATTAGTGAGCAAATAGATATTGTAAATAAAATTTTAGACTCTCTGGGAAAAGATGAAAATCTCTATCCAAACATTTCTGATAATCATGAGAAAAGAATTGAAAACCTTTTGGCGATTTTTGATAAAAAGGAAAGCCAGAGTCTTGGTTGCACAGTAGATAAAATAGAAAGACCAATAACTTCTATTTCACAAAGTTCTCTCTTTACTGGGGCATCTAGGGAGCCTAGTATGTATTCTGAACTAAAAAAAGAGATCTTATCATCTGATAGAATTGATATTCTCGTTTCTTTCATAAAATGGAGTGGTATTAGATTAATAATTAATGAATTGAGGGAATTCTTTGAAAAAAATGGTAAACTTCGGATTATAACTACAACATACATGGGTGCAACTGACGTAAAATCGATAGAAGAATTGAATAATCTTAAAAACAAGAACGGTGAAAGCCCAGAGATTAAAATCTCATATGATACCAAGCGTACAAGGTTACATGCTAAAACTTACATATTTTATCGTGACACCGGTTTTTCTACTGCTTACATAGGGTCCTCAAATCTTTCTAATGTAGCCATTTCCAGTGGACTTGAATGGAATGTAAAAATAACGGAAAAGGACATGTTAGAAACGATGAATAAGGTCAAGGCAACATTTCAAAGTTATTGGGAGTCTCATGATTTTGAGTCTTATTCAAATGGTAAAAGGGATAAACTTGTTTCTGCTATAAATTCTGAAAGAAATATTGGAAAAGAGAATCCTTCAAAATTCATAGCAGACATACATCCATTTGCATATCAACAGGAAATCCTTGACAGGCTCGAAGCAGAAAGGGTTGTTCATGGTAGATATAAAAACCTAATAGTTGCGGCAACCGGAACAGGCAAAACTGTTATATCTGCTTTAGATTATAAAAGATTCAGAACCCAAAATCAAGGGAAAACTAATCGTCTACTATTTGTATCACACAGAAAAGAAATACTTGAACAGGCAATAGATTGCTTTAGAAGTGTGCTAAGGGATCAAAACTTTGGAGAGATTGGCGTTGGAGATAATATTCCAAATAGACTGGATCATCTTTTCATGTCAATACAAATGTTCAACTCAAGGGATATGACAACTAGAACCGCAAGCGATTATTATGATTTTATCATTATAGACGAATTTCATCATGCATCAGCTCCAAGTTATCAACAATTACTTACTTATTATAAGCCAAAAATACTGGTTGGTCTGACAGCGACACCAGAGAGGATGGATGGGCAGGATATCCTAAAATATTTTGAAAACAAAATATCAGCCGAAATGAGGCTCCCAGAAGCGATTGATAGAAAGTTGCTATCACCTTTCCAGTATTTTGGGATAACGGACAATATAGATCTAAAAGATGTGAAATGGGTTAGGGGAGGATATGATAAGGACCAATTAAGTCAGATATATAGCGATGGAAACAGGTCTTCAATGGAACGAGTTAGCAACATAGTTGATGCTCTTACAAAGTATGTAGACGATATAAAGAACGTCAGGGGCATAGGATTCTGTGTTTCACAATTGCATTGTAAATTCATGACTGAACAATTCAATTCTTATGGAATAACGTCTATGTACATTGACAGCAACTCTAAGAATGATGAAAGAAAAAATATAAAAGAGTTGCTGGAAAGAGGAGAGATAAAATTTGTGTTTACTGTGGATATTTATAATGAAGGTGTGGATATTCCAAGTATAAACACAATCATGTTTCTTCGACCAACTGAGAGTCTTACCATTTTCTTGCAGCAACTTGGAAGAGGACTAAGGATTTCTGAGGGAAAAGATTGCCTGACTGTCCTTGATTTTGTTGGACAGGCTAATAAAAATTATAATTTCAGAGAAAAATTTTCTGCAATGCTTTCTAAGACCCATATGAGATTGGAAAGAGAGATTACAGATGGATTTCCAGATGTACCTAAGGGATGCTATATTCAGCTTGAAAGAAGAGCTCAGGAATTTATACTTGATAATATAAGACAGGCAGTTGGATCAAGATCTAAGTTAAAGTCCCTGGTTTCCACTTTTACTGCAGATACTGGGCTACCATTAACACTCAAAAATTTCATTGAATATTATCAATTGGACTTGAGGGAAATCTATTCAAAAACGAGTTTTTCAAGATTAAAGGCAGATTCTGGTTTAGCCCCTGATTTTAATAGTGACATGGAAACTTTAATGACTAAAGCATTTCTTAAGCTTTGTTCCATAGACTCACGAAGGTGGATTAACTTCCTATTGAATGTCCTTAAATCAAACAATCTACCTGATGTTAGTAAAATGTCTCAAACAGAACGAAGGATGCTGAACATGTTTCAATACACTGTTTGGAAAAAATCATTCGACCAATGTGGTTTTAAATCTCCGGAGGAAGCAATTAATAGAATAAAGTCAAGTGGCCCATTTCTGGATGAAATAATAGAGTTACTGGAGCTAAGACTGGACAAGATAGATTTCCTGGACAGTCCAGTTAATGTTGGTTTTGATTGCCCGCTTGACCTACATTGCAATTACACAAGAGATCAAATTTTAGTGGCAATGGACATTGATTCTCCTGAAAATATGAGAGAAGGTGTCAAATACATTCCAAAATGGAAAATAGATTTATTATTTGTGACATTAAACAAGAAAGAAGGGGATTATACTCCAACAACACTCTACGAAGATTACTCGATTAATGATACATTGTTCCATTGGCAAAGCCAAAGCACAACATCAGTCGATTCAAAAACTGGAAAGAGATACATAAATCATAAAGAATATGGAAGTAAAGTTTTACTGTTTGTCAGAGAAAATAAAGAAGATAAAACAGGTGCATTTCCATATACTTTCCTTGGCACAGTGGAATATTATAGCCATGAGGGCAGTAGACCAATGAACATAATATGGAAACTGAAAAATCCAATACCTGGAAAATATCTTGAAGTGTCTAATAGTTTACTTTCATCTTAG
- a CDS encoding nucleotidyl transferase AbiEii/AbiGii toxin family protein, which translates to MIDPGDLLKQSGRFRDARQLEKDYLLTLLLFEIYRVFDYKLIFKGGTSLKYFYNLNRFSEDLDFSYTGENNSMERGKINRKFETVMESVGKQYIINRNEHRGRRENDTVVGMNFELRIQGPLYESSRQMQNINIDISLRRDVLRESENKYMLPPYQDIPLFLVPVLNLEEIVAEKVASIIERDKIRDIYDLYFLLDIKKVKYDESLVNEKMNRRNEKFERNKLMEKIQIASSRMKWNSELSYLVNPLPDNLTVVKTLENILF; encoded by the coding sequence ATGATTGATCCGGGCGATCTTCTGAAGCAGTCTGGAAGATTCAGAGATGCAAGGCAGCTTGAAAAGGACTATCTTCTTACACTTCTGCTCTTCGAGATTTACAGGGTTTTTGACTACAAACTAATTTTCAAGGGAGGTACATCACTAAAATACTTCTACAATCTTAACAGATTTTCAGAGGATCTTGATTTCTCTTACACAGGTGAGAACAATTCCATGGAAAGAGGAAAAATAAACAGGAAATTTGAAACAGTCATGGAAAGTGTTGGGAAGCAATACATCATTAACAGAAATGAACATAGGGGACGCAGGGAAAATGACACTGTCGTGGGAATGAACTTTGAACTAAGGATTCAGGGTCCTCTCTATGAAAGTTCAAGACAGATGCAGAATATAAATATTGATATAAGCCTTAGAAGAGATGTTCTAAGGGAATCTGAAAATAAGTACATGCTACCACCTTATCAGGATATTCCGCTCTTTCTGGTACCTGTATTGAATCTTGAAGAAATTGTAGCAGAGAAGGTTGCTTCCATAATAGAAAGAGACAAGATCAGGGATATATATGATCTATATTTTCTTCTGGACATAAAAAAAGTGAAATATGATGAATCTTTGGTTAATGAAAAAATGAATAGAAGGAATGAGAAGTTTGAAAGAAATAAACTAATGGAAAAGATACAAATTGCTTCGAGCCGTATGAAATGGAATTCAGAACTATCTTATCTCGTTAATCCCCTACCTGACAATTTGACCGTTGTTAAAACACTTGAGAACATACTATTTTAA
- a CDS encoding type IV toxin-antitoxin system AbiEi family antitoxin domain-containing protein, which translates to MIYNRVMDTLEELQLHGKTVFTINDASMLMKKPKKYVSKILSSNRKVKRIERGLYFISSSRGDNLYEIASQIVFPSYISLFAAFQYYSVTDQVIKKYSVISIKRHREINLGENIIEFRTIGRERFFGFNRVQNAYIASIEKAILDSLYLNIPAFSYVKEAFDLSRQNSMLNLKVLREYAHRMNSGSVNRKLSKLLYEDDEIRRSEGD; encoded by the coding sequence ATGATTTACAACAGAGTTATGGATACTCTTGAAGAATTACAGTTACATGGAAAAACTGTATTCACAATAAATGATGCATCAATGCTTATGAAAAAACCAAAAAAATATGTTTCCAAGATATTATCGTCCAACAGAAAGGTGAAAAGAATTGAAAGAGGACTGTATTTCATAAGCTCTTCAAGAGGAGATAATCTATATGAGATTGCGTCCCAGATTGTTTTTCCATCATACATAAGTCTATTCGCTGCATTCCAATATTATTCAGTTACAGATCAGGTTATTAAAAAATACAGCGTTATATCAATTAAAAGGCACAGGGAGATTAACCTTGGTGAAAATATAATTGAATTCAGGACGATTGGAAGAGAAAGATTTTTTGGATTCAATAGAGTACAGAATGCCTACATAGCCTCCATAGAAAAGGCAATCCTTGATTCCCTTTATCTGAATATACCTGCTTTCTCATATGTAAAAGAAGCTTTCGATTTATCCAGACAGAATTCAATGTTGAACCTCAAAGTGTTAAGGGAGTACGCCCATAGAATGAATTCTGGAAGTGTGAACAGGAAACTCTCTAAGCTGCTTTATGAGGATGATGAAATTAGAAGATCAGAAGGTGATTAA
- a CDS encoding DUF6058 family natural product biosynthesis protein, protein MNKNEHEKNTELSQSDVSHIRGNFLNMNNVMEKSGVTHDVITKWHDRGEFPEPTYVTQDGVLWYPPYLVILIERSLRNDTNPKYEFLLDAKKVLEKPGYVYRFGQVEKTGTDDEDAEKMWDDFKSGLYGACLRKPDPKSIMAKGSLIKTIKELLANPDPENVEWCEKLRKTVNELDSVEAQFTDFDRKRFGGTVSRDVYITSIKKQYSHIFTEKNNIR, encoded by the coding sequence ATGAATAAGAATGAACATGAAAAAAATACTGAATTGAGCCAGTCAGATGTTTCCCATATCAGGGGAAACTTTTTGAATATGAATAATGTTATGGAAAAATCTGGGGTTACCCATGATGTTATCACAAAGTGGCATGATAGAGGTGAGTTTCCTGAGCCTACCTATGTGACGCAGGATGGTGTACTTTGGTACCCACCATATCTTGTTATTCTTATAGAAAGGAGTCTCCGTAATGATACAAATCCAAAATACGAATTTTTACTGGACGCAAAAAAGGTACTGGAGAAACCAGGATACGTATACAGGTTTGGACAGGTGGAAAAAACAGGTACAGATGATGAAGACGCAGAGAAAATGTGGGATGACTTTAAATCTGGCCTCTATGGGGCCTGCCTTAGAAAACCTGACCCCAAAAGTATTATGGCAAAAGGAAGCCTTATAAAGACCATAAAGGAACTGTTAGCAAATCCTGATCCGGAAAATGTTGAATGGTGTGAAAAACTGCGTAAGACAGTTAATGAACTGGATTCAGTTGAAGCTCAGTTCACAGATTTTGACAGAAAAAGATTTGGAGGTACTGTCTCAAGGGACGTTTACATAACCAGCATAAAGAAGCAATACAGTCATATATTCACTGAAAAAAATAACATCAGGTGA
- a CDS encoding ArsR/SmtB family transcription factor produces MKNISAEHISSVIRAISNPERLAIIEIMAEGRSNVTGIVKKTGIAQPKVSTYLSMLQNAGIVDSFRSGKEIIYSIVPEVMESLLSWAEDLSGKMNRSLHGEMNVIVPSSDSFSYARCCYDHLAGKIGVYLLEELLRRGWIAVENSDKPTFMLTDLGEDSLKNLGVNIPVKKKHGRIFAYGCRDVSERKLHLGGSLGHAIFQDMIVKGIIQRSSGTRSLRVNSTVDEWFSGKGT; encoded by the coding sequence ATGAAAAATATTTCAGCGGAACACATTAGCAGCGTTATCAGGGCCATATCAAATCCAGAAAGGTTAGCTATCATTGAGATCATGGCTGAGGGGCGATCTAATGTTACAGGGATTGTAAAGAAAACAGGAATTGCGCAGCCGAAGGTTTCCACATATCTATCCATGTTACAGAACGCAGGCATTGTAGATTCCTTTCGTTCAGGAAAGGAGATCATTTATTCCATCGTACCAGAGGTGATGGAATCCCTTTTGTCATGGGCAGAGGATCTTTCAGGGAAGATGAATAGAAGCTTACATGGGGAAATGAATGTTATAGTTCCCTCATCAGATAGTTTTTCTTATGCAAGGTGCTGCTATGACCACCTGGCAGGAAAAATTGGAGTGTATCTTCTTGAGGAACTTCTCAGAAGAGGATGGATAGCAGTTGAGAATAGTGATAAACCCACATTTATGCTTACCGATTTAGGTGAGGACAGCCTTAAGAACTTAGGTGTAAATATACCAGTAAAGAAGAAGCATGGCAGGATATTTGCCTATGGATGCAGGGATGTATCAGAGAGAAAACTACATCTTGGCGGATCACTGGGTCATGCAATCTTTCAGGACATGATAGTGAAAGGTATAATACAAAGATCTTCAGGGACCAGATCACTGAGGGTAAATTCAACAGTGGATGAGTGGTTTTCTGGAAAGGGAACCTGA